Proteins co-encoded in one Synergistaceae bacterium genomic window:
- a CDS encoding sel1 repeat family protein, translating into MIFSKADFKTEINLLPASDSNLPDEILESRADLLFVLNELTHYKLTPSELNNVYISLADILMKNLAIPEADKIRLPFSALGTLDAARSKLTQQEKIIFAFCVYYSVCVELYDKKAGKMFSAIKELDSPESVIARLQNEISTHPEKFAFLNEKKEPFASKDNPVQAINQTAAKIYLEKLYTHSGKHIKYSKITSLPGKNGEILDAYNLKFDSDGGTQEIKIFINPNAQTNSTEAPEGLNYYEDDPDSLFTLGMNFFNGDGVKPDSDKAIQMLKQASSRGHAESQYNLGLIYEGSHNYNEAIKYFSQAAEQDHLRSLVKLGNIYYQGQGVSQDYSKAAEFYSRAAAKGDADSQYYLGFLYYSGEGVNQDKRRAVELWSKAALQGHSDSQYIMGHLYRTGKDLRQNYDEALKYFKLAANKNHSEALLSLGQMYENGEGVRRDINQVVKFYKLAAEQDNEEALKSLRRLGKL; encoded by the coding sequence TTGATATTCAGTAAAGCAGACTTCAAGACAGAAATAAATTTATTGCCCGCGAGTGATTCAAATCTGCCTGATGAGATTCTAGAGTCCCGCGCTGATTTGTTGTTCGTCCTGAATGAATTAACGCACTATAAATTAACACCGTCAGAATTAAATAATGTATATATTTCACTTGCTGATATTCTCATGAAAAATTTAGCTATCCCTGAAGCCGACAAAATTAGACTCCCATTTTCAGCACTCGGCACACTCGACGCAGCTAGAAGCAAATTAACTCAGCAGGAAAAAATTATTTTCGCATTCTGTGTGTATTATTCTGTATGCGTCGAACTCTATGACAAGAAGGCCGGCAAAATGTTCAGCGCAATTAAAGAATTAGACTCACCCGAAAGCGTTATAGCACGTCTTCAAAACGAGATAAGCACTCATCCGGAAAAATTTGCATTCCTGAACGAGAAAAAAGAACCCTTCGCAAGCAAAGATAACCCCGTTCAAGCAATTAATCAGACAGCAGCAAAAATTTATCTCGAAAAATTGTACACTCATTCAGGCAAGCACATAAAATATAGCAAAATTACAAGTCTCCCCGGCAAAAACGGCGAAATCTTAGACGCTTATAATTTGAAATTTGACTCAGACGGCGGGACTCAGGAAATAAAAATTTTCATCAATCCTAACGCGCAAACTAACTCAACAGAAGCTCCCGAAGGACTAAATTATTATGAGGACGACCCAGACTCTTTGTTCACGCTGGGAATGAATTTTTTCAACGGCGACGGAGTAAAACCTGACTCCGATAAAGCGATTCAAATGTTAAAGCAGGCATCTTCACGAGGACACGCAGAATCACAATATAATTTAGGGCTTATTTATGAAGGCTCACACAATTACAACGAGGCAATAAAATATTTCTCGCAGGCAGCAGAACAAGATCATTTGCGTTCACTCGTAAAATTAGGAAATATTTATTATCAGGGTCAGGGAGTGAGTCAAGATTACAGCAAAGCAGCAGAATTTTATTCACGTGCAGCAGCAAAAGGAGACGCAGACTCGCAATATTATTTAGGATTCCTCTATTATTCCGGCGAAGGAGTCAATCAAGACAAGCGCAGGGCCGTAGAACTCTGGAGCAAAGCAGCTCTACAGGGACATTCAGACTCGCAATACATAATGGGACACCTTTACAGAACGGGCAAAGATTTAAGGCAAAATTACGATGAGGCACTAAAATATTTCAAGCTCGCAGCAAATAAGAATCATTCAGAGGCCTTATTATCGCTCGGTCAAATGTACGAAAACGGAGAAGGAGTCCGGCGGGACATAAATCAAGTGGTAAAATTTTATAAACTTGCAGCAGAACAAGATAACGAGGAGGCTTTAAAATCTCTTCGCAGACTTGGTAAATTATAA